From Rhineura floridana isolate rRhiFlo1 chromosome 12, rRhiFlo1.hap2, whole genome shotgun sequence:
taaaagcaaatatacaattttaaaaacactttaaaaaaaaaacacaatttgggggagattcctgcctggccagctctgcaccttgaacacaagcccatctgtccattcaagaacatgaatgacagtctagcagcaaaagtgggtcacTCTCTTCCCTccgccttcaaaggcagcactcttcctcatccatttcaaccagaggctggtggtgaggctccccttcagagccttcctctgTAGCTACCTCTTGTGGGGCcgctgcctgaagcagggccactttgtaggaggctgaagaggggccatttccacagagagagagagaggctgtgcaacaccaggcagacaaaccggcttccactactgccatcaacaaggaaggaagccagacgaCCAGGGCTGTGTCATAGATGCAGGTAGTGTCAAAAGGGCACTCGTTTGTTATCACAGTGCGGGCATCAGCTGGAAGGGCAGAACTGTTGCAACCGGTAAAGAGATGATGGTCACCGTTGACAACAGTGAGGGAGATGGCAAGTGCCAGCCCCACGCAGCAGGCTCCTGAGATCAGGACATTTGCCAGGGCGATGACAACCAGGATCCAAGGCAGGTAACGGTGGGAGAAGCTCCGGGACACCAGGATCGCCAGGACGCCAGCAGCAATGCTCTGGAAGACAGAGAAGGCCTCCACTATGCAAGTCTCCTGCCAGCCAGGCAGGCTCCAGGCAGCCTCCCAAGGGTCAGGAAGGGTCGCAGAGCAGCGGCCTTCCCCATCATTTGAAGTCAGCCACGGTGGGCACAGGGACTCCGAAGCGGCCCTCCCCAGCTTTACTCACCAAGAGCCCAGAAGCCACCGCAATGACATTAGCCACGGCGTACTCTGATGTGATGGTGTGTGCGGGCCGGGCCACATGGCACAGGAGGGCACCGTGGACGATGGCCCCCAGCACCAAGGTCAAGTGGCCCAGGACCACCAGCAAGATGCCGCTGTGAGCTAGCCACTGGGCTCTGCAGCCCgcctctgcagggagggagggaggaagaatctTCCCACACCAGTCCAAGAAGCTCAGCAGTGACCTGCCAAAAATAGCTAGCATAAGTATTTCCCCTCCACATTTTTGCTCTGAAAGCTACTGCCAAGCTGCCTGTTGCTTCTCAGTGTGAAAAAGAATCAAATATTGGTTTTGCCCAGATTTGGCTCATTGGTTCACACTTTTATTTCCCATTTTTCCTTATCAGTTTCCACCTTGCCATATTGTCAGTGGACCAGGTCCTTGAACACAATGTTATACTTGCAATGTAAAATCTGAA
This genomic window contains:
- the LOC133368772 gene encoding keratinocyte-associated protein 3-like; the protein is MPQMFEEGSEGCGVNGVQEEAGCRAQWLAHSGILLVVLGHLTLVLGAIVHGALLCHVARPAHTITSEYAVANVIAVASGLLSIAAGVLAILVSRSFSHRYLPWILVVIALANVLISGACCVGLALAISLTVVNGDHHLFTGCNSSALPADARTVITNECPFDTTCIYDTALVVWLPSLLMAVVEAGLSAWCCTASLSLCGN